In a single window of the Oecophyllibacter saccharovorans genome:
- a CDS encoding RsmB/NOP family class I SAM-dependent RNA methyltransferase, producing the protein MTPEARLSAAIELVCAIQSAPRRPADATANAFFRERRFIGGGDRRAISSLVWDVLRAWRRLHWHLRAAPEARGHDISPRLLCAAMLFFSGTPLAQVQALFSGERYAPSRLTERERLMLDELQGHTLTEAKQSQAVQLEYPDWLTPYLEQSFGDQVAPEMEAMLTQPSLDLRVNLLRGTRSEALRELRREGFEVEETELSPWGLRMGGRQPVTSSPVFQEGLVEIQDEGSQLVAAATDPKPGERLLDYCAGAAGKTLALAMLMENRGQITACDVSQVRLEGAVKRLRRADVHNVSRHLLVEGDKWAKRRAGSFDTVLVDAPCSGTGTWRRNPDARLRLTEQDIEELVPKQAEILATAARMVRPGGKLVYATCSLLDVENSLQLKNFLKAHPEFSLVSPQEASKLLPPKLQGQGSFSLTPRSDGTDGFFVGVMKRREEA; encoded by the coding sequence ATGACCCCAGAAGCCAGACTCTCAGCCGCTATTGAACTGGTATGCGCCATTCAGAGTGCCCCCCGCCGTCCGGCCGATGCCACGGCTAATGCCTTTTTCCGGGAGCGGCGTTTCATCGGCGGCGGGGATCGTCGCGCCATTTCCTCCCTGGTCTGGGATGTTCTTCGCGCCTGGCGCCGGCTGCATTGGCATCTGCGTGCCGCGCCTGAAGCACGCGGCCATGATATTTCGCCGCGTTTGCTGTGCGCAGCCATGCTGTTTTTCTCCGGCACGCCCCTGGCGCAGGTCCAGGCGCTTTTCAGCGGTGAGCGTTACGCGCCTTCCCGCCTGACTGAGCGCGAACGCCTCATGCTCGATGAGCTCCAGGGCCATACGCTGACGGAAGCCAAGCAGTCTCAGGCTGTTCAGCTGGAATATCCCGACTGGCTGACGCCCTATCTCGAGCAGTCCTTCGGTGATCAGGTGGCGCCGGAAATGGAGGCCATGCTGACGCAGCCAAGCTTGGACCTGCGGGTCAACCTGCTGCGCGGCACGCGTTCCGAAGCGCTGCGTGAGCTGCGACGTGAGGGGTTTGAGGTGGAGGAGACCGAGCTCTCCCCCTGGGGGTTGCGCATGGGCGGGCGTCAGCCGGTGACTTCATCGCCTGTCTTCCAGGAAGGGTTGGTTGAAATCCAGGATGAAGGCAGCCAGCTGGTTGCCGCGGCAACGGACCCGAAACCGGGTGAGCGGCTGCTCGATTATTGTGCAGGCGCCGCCGGCAAAACCCTGGCGCTTGCCATGCTGATGGAAAACCGTGGCCAGATCACCGCCTGTGACGTCTCGCAGGTGCGTCTTGAAGGGGCCGTCAAGCGGTTGCGTCGTGCCGATGTCCACAACGTCTCACGTCATCTCCTGGTTGAAGGGGACAAATGGGCCAAACGGCGTGCGGGCAGCTTTGATACCGTTCTCGTGGATGCGCCCTGTTCAGGCACAGGCACCTGGCGGCGCAATCCGGATGCGCGCCTGCGCCTGACCGAGCAGGATATTGAAGAGCTTGTGCCCAAACAGGCTGAGATTCTGGCCACCGCCGCGCGTATGGTCAGACCAGGGGGCAAGCTTGTTTATGCTACCTGTTCATTGCTGGACGTTGAAAACTCGTTGCAGCTCAAGAACTTTCTGAAAGCGCATCCGGAGTTTTCCCTTGTCTCTCCCCAAGAGGCCTCCAAATTGCTGCCGCCAAAGCTTCAGGGGCAGGGGAGCTTTTCGCTTACCCCACGCAGTGACGGCACAGATGGCTTTTTCGTGGGCGTCATGAAACGCCGGGAAGAGGCCTGA
- the guaB gene encoding IMP dehydrogenase yields the protein MSAYFETNPLYARIRDALAFDDVLLEPAASEVLPAQVSTTTQLTRKISLNIPFLSSAMDTVTEEGMAIAMAQQGGLGVIHKNLSPSEQAEHVRRVKRFESGMVVNPVTVGPDQTLAEVHALMARQGISGLPVVEKDGRLVGILTNRDMRFATDPNLRVRDLMTRDNLVTVRNGADPEKARELLHRHRIEKLLVVDEADRCIGLITVKDMDKAIAHPLAIKDEKGRLLCAAAIGVGEDGLERAAHLVEAGIDVLVVDTAHGHSQGVLDTVAKLRDRYGSMQIIAGNVATPEAGRSLIEAGADCVKIGIGPGSICTTRVVAGVGVPQFSAVLETAAACHELNTPVIADGGIRTSGDIVKAIGAGADVVMMGSLLAGTEESPGETFLYQGRSYKAYRGMGSIGAMARGSADRYFQAEVSDKLKLVPEGIEGQVPYKGNMAAVVHQMVGGLRAGMGYTGSATIAELQRRAQFRRITNAGLRESHVHDVTITREAPNYRLN from the coding sequence ATGAGCGCATATTTCGAGACCAATCCACTTTACGCACGCATCCGTGACGCTCTGGCTTTTGATGATGTTCTGCTTGAACCGGCCGCTTCCGAAGTCCTGCCTGCCCAGGTTTCAACCACAACGCAGCTGACGCGCAAAATCTCGCTGAACATTCCCTTCCTGTCCTCAGCCATGGACACGGTGACTGAAGAAGGCATGGCAATCGCCATGGCCCAGCAGGGTGGCTTGGGGGTCATTCATAAGAATCTCAGCCCCTCCGAGCAGGCTGAACACGTGCGCCGGGTCAAGCGGTTTGAATCGGGAATGGTAGTCAATCCCGTCACTGTCGGGCCCGACCAGACTCTGGCTGAAGTCCATGCGCTGATGGCGCGCCAGGGCATTTCCGGTTTGCCGGTGGTGGAGAAAGACGGGCGACTGGTGGGGATTCTCACCAATCGCGACATGCGGTTTGCCACTGACCCGAACCTGCGCGTCCGAGACCTCATGACACGCGATAATCTGGTCACCGTCCGTAACGGGGCCGATCCTGAAAAAGCCCGTGAGCTGCTGCACAGGCACCGGATTGAAAAACTGCTTGTGGTGGATGAGGCCGATCGCTGCATCGGGTTGATCACCGTCAAGGACATGGACAAGGCCATCGCCCATCCCTTGGCAATCAAGGATGAAAAGGGGCGTCTGTTGTGTGCGGCCGCCATCGGGGTGGGGGAGGACGGGCTTGAACGTGCCGCTCATCTGGTCGAGGCCGGGATTGACGTGCTGGTTGTCGACACTGCTCACGGCCATTCCCAGGGGGTGCTGGACACCGTTGCCAAGCTGCGTGACCGCTACGGCAGCATGCAGATCATCGCCGGCAATGTTGCCACCCCTGAAGCAGGCCGCAGCCTGATTGAAGCGGGCGCGGACTGTGTCAAGATCGGTATCGGTCCCGGCTCGATCTGCACCACGCGCGTCGTGGCCGGGGTGGGCGTGCCACAATTTTCTGCGGTATTGGAGACGGCGGCGGCCTGCCATGAACTGAACACGCCCGTTATTGCTGACGGGGGCATCCGCACTTCGGGCGATATCGTCAAGGCCATCGGGGCCGGGGCGGATGTGGTGATGATGGGCTCATTGCTGGCCGGCACCGAGGAAAGCCCGGGCGAGACTTTCCTGTATCAGGGACGTTCCTACAAAGCTTACCGCGGCATGGGCTCCATCGGGGCCATGGCCCGTGGTTCGGCGGACCGCTACTTCCAGGCGGAAGTCAGTGACAAGCTCAAACTGGTGCCCGAAGGGATTGAAGGTCAGGTGCCTTATAAAGGCAACATGGCTGCAGTGGTGCACCAGATGGTCGGTGGATTGCGTGCGGGAATGGGATATACGGGTTCGGCAACAATTGCCGAGCTGCAGCGGCGGGCCCAGTTCCGTCGGATCACCAATGCCGGGCTGCGTGAAAGCCACGTGCATGATGTGACCATCACGCGTGAGGCGCCGAACTACCGGCTGAATTGA